One Sphingomonas endolithica DNA segment encodes these proteins:
- a CDS encoding DMT family transporter, producing the protein MNAAVTPSSRAWLINALVTVVLWGVWGAFSGLSPQHGFPETLVYCVWALTMIPPALVVLAQAGWRLDTSPRAIGYGLAIGLLGAGGQMVLFYAVARGPAYLIFPIISLSPIITIALSFVLMRERTGRMGAFGILLALLALPTFDFAPGSGGGASAAWLIPAMIVMLCWGVQAYFMKAANHVMPGESIFVYMMLSGLVLIPVAWAMTDFSRPINWGLDGPWLAALIQVLNAIGALTLVFAFRYGKAIIVAPLANAGAPLATALLSLVILGVVPGPLKSVGIALALVASLLLAIEPDAKDPEAIVETV; encoded by the coding sequence ATGAATGCTGCCGTCACGCCGTCGAGCCGCGCCTGGCTGATCAATGCGCTGGTCACGGTGGTGCTATGGGGCGTGTGGGGCGCCTTTTCCGGGCTGTCGCCGCAGCACGGTTTCCCCGAAACCCTGGTCTATTGCGTCTGGGCACTCACGATGATCCCGCCGGCCTTGGTCGTGCTGGCGCAGGCCGGCTGGCGGCTGGACACGTCACCGCGGGCGATCGGCTATGGGCTGGCGATCGGGCTGCTCGGTGCGGGCGGGCAGATGGTGCTCTTCTATGCCGTGGCGCGGGGTCCTGCCTATCTGATCTTCCCGATCATCTCGCTGTCGCCGATCATCACCATCGCTTTGTCGTTCGTGCTGATGCGCGAGCGCACGGGGCGCATGGGCGCATTCGGCATCCTGCTCGCCTTGCTCGCGCTGCCGACGTTCGATTTCGCGCCGGGCAGCGGGGGCGGGGCGTCTGCCGCGTGGCTGATCCCGGCGATGATCGTGATGCTGTGCTGGGGCGTGCAGGCCTATTTCATGAAGGCCGCCAACCACGTCATGCCGGGCGAAAGCATCTTCGTGTACATGATGCTCTCAGGGCTGGTGCTGATCCCGGTTGCCTGGGCGATGACCGACTTCAGCCGGCCGATCAACTGGGGGCTGGACGGCCCGTGGCTCGCCGCGTTGATCCAGGTGCTCAACGCGATCGGCGCGCTGACGTTGGTGTTCGCGTTTCGCTACGGCAAGGCGATCATCGTCGCGCCGCTCGCCAATGCCGGCGCCCCGCTCGCCACCGCCTTGCTGTCGCTGGTGATCCTCGGCGTGGTGCCGGGGCCGCTCAAGAGCGTAGGGATCGCGCTCGCGTTGGTCGCCTCGCTGCTGCTGGCGATCGAACCCGACGCCAAGGACCCGGAAGCTATAGTCGAAACCGTCTAG
- a CDS encoding glycoside hydrolase family 36 protein, with the protein MLSNLVDRRAMLGRLMASAALVSGPTLATRAWAAAPAGVKLGDGTLGIEFDSAMRSRVSFGGKAVTPMAAGEALFLADRRVLDKFLLLDHDEEKVAGRHGPGRRHRLRSTAGGAVEQVLDITFLDRYPGLALYEMRYRNTGTTPLAIAGWRVATHDLLSDPAGAYSFAGASYPDRRDWVQKVAPGFEQRNFMGMNGSDYGGGTPVAVVWRRDAGLAVGHVETVPRLISLPVAAQPDGTRVGLSGDEPTLLAPGATLTLPTAFLMAHDGDHFRPLDAYRRIMAERGLSAPEIPESSYGPIWCAWGYERNFTAEQVYGTLPKAKELGFEWAVMDDGWQTSEGDWKLDRKKFPRGDADMKAFVKRIKADGMRPRLWLAPLAVDPGTDMLRDRPDMLILDRNGAAQNVSWWSAFTMCPAYPPVVDFFRAQVHRIIGDWGYEGLKLDGQHLNGVAPCYNPAHNHARPEESFEKLQDFWKALYDEAMAINPQAIMEICPCGDSFAFHNIPAMNNTPASDPTSSWQVRLKGKTFKALMGPSAPYSGDHVELSDGRNDFASTYGIGAIPSTKFTWPKDVPNPTDPLPPGGYLLTPEKEALWRKWIDLYRANMLSKGRYLGGLYDIGFDKPEAHAIEREGALHYAFYADSWDGALTLRGLGAGRYALTDSFTGKLLGTATAARNRIPATFKRFLLIRATPEGAKA; encoded by the coding sequence ATGCTGTCCAATCTCGTCGATCGCCGTGCGATGCTCGGCCGCCTGATGGCCAGCGCGGCACTGGTTTCTGGTCCGACGCTGGCCACACGTGCCTGGGCTGCGGCGCCGGCGGGTGTGAAGCTCGGCGATGGGACGTTGGGGATCGAGTTCGACAGCGCGATGCGGTCGCGCGTGTCGTTCGGTGGCAAGGCGGTAACGCCGATGGCCGCGGGCGAGGCATTGTTTCTTGCGGATCGCCGCGTACTCGACAAGTTCCTGCTGCTCGATCACGACGAGGAGAAGGTCGCCGGGCGGCACGGCCCAGGGCGCCGGCACCGGCTGCGCAGCACCGCGGGTGGCGCGGTGGAGCAGGTGCTCGATATCACGTTCCTTGATCGTTATCCCGGGCTGGCGCTGTACGAAATGCGCTATCGCAATACCGGCACCACGCCGCTGGCGATCGCCGGCTGGCGCGTCGCGACGCATGACCTGTTGAGCGATCCCGCCGGCGCGTACAGCTTTGCCGGCGCTTCCTATCCAGATCGCCGCGATTGGGTGCAGAAAGTGGCGCCGGGCTTCGAGCAGCGCAACTTCATGGGCATGAACGGTTCGGATTACGGCGGCGGCACGCCGGTCGCGGTGGTTTGGCGGCGCGACGCCGGGCTGGCGGTCGGCCATGTCGAGACGGTGCCGCGGCTGATCTCGCTGCCGGTCGCGGCGCAGCCGGACGGCACGCGTGTCGGCCTGTCCGGCGACGAGCCGACATTGCTCGCGCCCGGCGCGACGCTGACGCTGCCGACGGCGTTCCTGATGGCGCATGACGGCGATCATTTCCGCCCGCTCGACGCCTATCGCCGGATCATGGCCGAGCGCGGCCTGTCGGCACCGGAGATCCCGGAGTCGAGCTACGGCCCAATCTGGTGCGCCTGGGGGTACGAGCGCAATTTCACCGCCGAGCAGGTGTACGGCACGCTGCCCAAGGCCAAGGAGCTTGGCTTCGAATGGGCAGTGATGGACGATGGCTGGCAGACGTCGGAAGGCGACTGGAAGCTCGACCGCAAGAAATTTCCGCGGGGCGACGCCGACATGAAGGCGTTCGTGAAGCGCATCAAGGCGGACGGCATGCGCCCGCGTTTGTGGCTCGCCCCGCTGGCAGTCGATCCCGGCACGGATATGCTACGCGATCGCCCGGACATGCTGATCCTCGACCGCAACGGCGCGGCGCAGAATGTGAGTTGGTGGAGCGCGTTCACGATGTGCCCGGCCTATCCGCCGGTGGTCGATTTCTTCCGTGCGCAGGTCCACCGGATCATCGGCGACTGGGGCTATGAGGGGCTGAAGCTCGATGGTCAGCATCTGAACGGCGTCGCGCCCTGCTACAATCCGGCCCACAACCATGCGCGCCCGGAGGAATCGTTCGAGAAACTGCAGGATTTCTGGAAGGCGCTGTACGACGAGGCGATGGCGATCAACCCGCAGGCGATCATGGAGATCTGTCCGTGCGGCGACAGCTTCGCGTTCCACAATATCCCGGCGATGAACAATACGCCGGCGTCCGATCCCACCTCGTCCTGGCAGGTTCGGCTTAAGGGCAAGACGTTCAAAGCGCTGATGGGGCCGTCGGCGCCCTATTCCGGCGACCATGTCGAGCTGAGCGATGGGCGCAACGATTTCGCTTCGACCTACGGCATTGGCGCGATCCCTTCGACCAAGTTCACGTGGCCGAAGGACGTGCCTAACCCGACCGATCCACTGCCGCCGGGCGGCTATCTACTCACGCCGGAGAAGGAAGCGCTGTGGCGCAAGTGGATAGACCTGTACCGCGCCAACATGTTGTCCAAGGGCCGCTATCTCGGCGGCCTCTACGATATCGGCTTCGACAAGCCCGAGGCGCATGCGATCGAGCGCGAGGGGGCGCTGCATTACGCCTTCTACGCCGACAGCTGGGATGGCGCGCTCACGCTGCGTGGCCTGGGGGCAGGGCGCTATGCGCTGACGGACAGTTTCACGGGCAAGCTGCTCGGCACCGCTACCGCGGCACGCAATCGAATCCCGGCTACATTCAAGCGCTTCCTGCTCATCCGCGCCACGCCTGAGGGAGCCAAGGCATGA
- a CDS encoding amidohydrolase family protein, whose protein sequence is MAVGERCCTNRSSGANPIRNLNDRFVSFRIHAESGMRALKTIMLFTTSALLIGAAAPAPGYSEADFARVPKFDAHVHANVNDPRFLEVAHRDGVELLSINVDYPDFPPLPLQATIAHQMQAKDAKQFHFATTLSMQGFGTPGWTERTNAALDAAFARGAVAVKVWKNIGMVAKDAQGKRVFLDDPRFEGVMAHLEQRGIPLIAHQAEPKNCWLPLDQMTTENDRSYFKAHPEYYMFLHPEEPSYEALMAARDRFVARHPKLAFDGAHMASLEWSVDELSRFFDRYPNTVVDLAARMSNLQVQSNADMPKVRAFFIKYQDRILYGTDLTDSPPDPAGRAQNPPATGNFAKEADQVWRADWRYLATPLGQRVDAINADAKGLDLPRGVIDKIYWKNAQRFFKL, encoded by the coding sequence TTGGCCGTCGGAGAAAGATGTTGCACCAACCGCAGCAGCGGCGCAAACCCTATTCGCAATTTAAATGATCGTTTTGTTTCGTTTAGAATTCATGCGGAGAGTGGTATGCGGGCGCTTAAGACCATCATGTTGTTTACGACGTCGGCATTGCTGATCGGCGCCGCCGCGCCTGCCCCCGGTTATAGCGAGGCGGATTTTGCCCGCGTTCCAAAATTCGACGCGCACGTCCATGCCAATGTGAACGATCCCCGCTTCCTGGAGGTGGCTCACCGCGACGGCGTCGAACTCCTGTCGATCAACGTCGATTATCCGGACTTTCCGCCGCTGCCGTTGCAAGCGACGATCGCGCACCAGATGCAGGCCAAGGACGCCAAGCAGTTCCATTTCGCCACCACGCTGTCGATGCAGGGCTTCGGCACGCCGGGCTGGACCGAACGCACCAACGCTGCGTTGGACGCGGCGTTCGCGCGCGGCGCGGTCGCGGTAAAGGTGTGGAAGAATATTGGCATGGTTGCGAAGGATGCGCAGGGCAAGCGCGTGTTCCTGGACGATCCGCGCTTCGAGGGCGTGATGGCGCACCTCGAACAGCGCGGCATTCCCCTGATCGCCCACCAAGCCGAGCCCAAGAATTGCTGGCTGCCGCTCGATCAGATGACGACCGAAAACGACCGTTCGTACTTCAAGGCGCATCCCGAATATTACATGTTCCTCCACCCGGAGGAACCCAGCTACGAAGCGCTGATGGCAGCGCGCGATCGCTTCGTCGCGCGGCACCCGAAGCTGGCGTTCGATGGCGCGCACATGGCGAGCCTGGAATGGAGCGTGGATGAGCTTTCGCGCTTCTTCGATCGCTATCCCAATACGGTCGTCGATCTGGCGGCGCGCATGTCCAACCTGCAAGTGCAATCCAACGCCGACATGCCCAAGGTCCGCGCCTTCTTCATCAAGTATCAGGACCGCATTCTCTACGGTACCGATTTGACCGACAGCCCGCCCGACCCCGCCGGCCGCGCCCAGAATCCGCCGGCCACGGGCAATTTCGCCAAGGAAGCCGATCAAGTATGGCGTGCGGACTGGCGCTACCTGGCCACGCCGCTCGGCCAGCGGGTGGATGCGATCAACGCCGATGCCAAGGGACTCGATCTACCACGCGGCGTGATCGACAAGATCTACTGGAAAAACGCGCAGCGGTTTTTCAAGCTGTAG
- the agaR gene encoding transcriptional repressor AgaR, whose protein sequence is MSVTRDTSGRRQQISALVRERGSVQVVPLAARFGVSMQTIRKDLHYLAKRGVAERSYGGAISTDAVNVVSEPPVEAKRVINVDEKARIGALAAAMIQPGDSVVLDSGTTALQIALHLEDIDDVTVLTNDLDILCALASKERINVVMLGGALRRRNRAFYGAQTESALDELHVDKLFLGVDGFDVERGITTHFELEAVLNRKMVKAAGQVIAVTDRSKFGRVCLHRIMNVAEIDDLVTDAVDADGMQAAADRLGFRLHVA, encoded by the coding sequence ATGTCGGTCACGCGGGATACCAGCGGTCGGCGCCAACAGATCAGCGCTTTGGTTCGCGAACGGGGCAGCGTACAGGTCGTGCCGCTCGCCGCGCGCTTTGGCGTGTCGATGCAGACGATCCGCAAGGATCTGCATTATCTCGCCAAGCGGGGGGTGGCCGAACGCTCCTATGGCGGCGCGATATCGACCGATGCGGTGAACGTCGTGTCCGAGCCGCCGGTCGAGGCGAAGCGTGTGATCAATGTCGATGAGAAGGCAAGGATCGGCGCGCTGGCGGCGGCGATGATCCAGCCGGGCGATTCGGTCGTGCTCGATTCGGGCACCACCGCGCTGCAGATCGCGCTTCACCTGGAGGATATCGACGACGTCACCGTGCTCACCAACGATCTCGACATCCTCTGCGCGCTGGCGAGCAAGGAACGGATCAACGTGGTGATGCTGGGCGGTGCGCTCAGGCGGCGCAACCGCGCCTTTTACGGCGCGCAAACGGAAAGTGCGCTCGACGAACTGCATGTCGACAAGCTGTTTCTCGGCGTGGACGGCTTCGACGTCGAACGCGGTATCACCACCCATTTCGAACTTGAGGCGGTGCTCAACCGCAAGATGGTGAAGGCGGCGGGGCAGGTGATTGCGGTAACCGACCGGTCGAAGTTCGGGCGGGTGTGTCTGCACCGGATTATGAACGTCGCGGAGATCGACGATCTGGTGACCGATGCGGTGGACGCCGATGGAATGCAGGCGGCGGCGGATCGATTGGGGTTTCGTCTGCACGTCGCCTGA
- a CDS encoding TonB-dependent receptor, translating into MMRRTVRNVVLTGVSAAALLTAPAALAQTEDSKPSTAAPDPATVLTDPAQQPGDTNAADDGGTDIVVRGVRGSLLRSIQAKRNADTIVDAISAEELGKFPNRNVAEALANIPGVTVGRDGRGEGRSVTVRGLGENFAITTLNGRILPTDGADRSFAFDVLPSEIISGAEVSKAVRSSELEGSIGGNINLRTARPLDRTGTHASGSVEGQYNDLVDKAGYKVTGVVSTTFANDTMGVMVGGSYNKYKFRTDNLGEYSITDGTEAAYKVDFNRDGKIDPNENGPAYIWPDYYSVGTVQGERERIGAAGAFQWKPSSNFELTIDGIYSHYDVAQHNYRSSNYLNPLDDDGAPRWDPASITVDSNNVVTGFKVNDFVSEVLTTDEPRRSQTYQFGGHIDWRPIDQLKVAVDGYYGKAQDKSGGQNRFVVAGIPDSSAVFATRDGGIPDLAITIPGGRPLSEATDDDFHAHYIGIQGQNIQDRTQGAKLDLTYEVDNDTFKSITFGGAWTDRKKTVDQLDNQYTTSCNYCGYPFSFGQLGASVVQGREGNILGKLSGNFPRNFPYFDIDTYFAALPRADNNPAILNPNSCLDATGTPIPGCALSPYPAGYSTQIVQPNLPASYRIGERTWAGYVQFNLAGTRWRGDIGARLVSTKVSSTGYGATIASIIPRVGTQDNDVDFNPVTSINGGGDYLRLLPAVNFAYDITDGFRVRLAASQAISRPSFGELSPAKDATSAQSGTFIIYDAGNPNLKPTSADQFDVSFEYYPSNRLALTAAAFYKHITNFVSTVPVDVTITPSAQPGNQQQNFDFVEYQVINGDSAKVYGVEVGGQYFLDNGFGVQANVTYNHSKASSGDVTTRLAGAIPFSANAKLFYENHGIGAQVSYSFQSRYTYAQSGNLSYLPVKEDGYHEMSASLSYDLTDNISIYGQGSNLLGSAIKRDNSYSNVPNFYEYSGRSFFFGIRGRL; encoded by the coding sequence ATGATGCGACGCACGGTGCGTAATGTGGTGCTTACCGGGGTCAGCGCTGCCGCGCTGCTGACCGCCCCCGCGGCGCTCGCGCAGACCGAGGACAGCAAGCCCTCGACCGCCGCTCCCGATCCCGCCACCGTGCTGACCGACCCGGCGCAGCAGCCGGGCGACACCAATGCTGCCGACGATGGCGGCACCGACATCGTCGTGCGCGGCGTGCGCGGCAGCCTGTTGCGCTCGATCCAGGCCAAGCGGAACGCCGACACGATCGTCGACGCCATCTCGGCCGAGGAATTGGGCAAATTCCCCAACCGCAACGTCGCCGAAGCGCTCGCTAACATTCCCGGCGTCACCGTAGGCCGCGACGGTCGCGGCGAAGGCCGCTCTGTTACCGTCCGTGGCCTTGGTGAGAATTTCGCGATCACCACCTTGAACGGGCGCATCCTGCCAACCGATGGCGCCGATCGCTCGTTCGCGTTCGACGTGCTGCCCTCCGAAATCATTTCCGGTGCGGAAGTGTCGAAAGCCGTGCGCTCGTCCGAGCTGGAAGGCAGCATCGGCGGCAACATCAACCTGCGCACCGCCCGTCCGCTGGATCGTACCGGCACGCACGCATCCGGATCGGTCGAGGGCCAGTATAACGATCTGGTCGACAAGGCCGGCTATAAGGTCACCGGCGTGGTCAGCACCACCTTCGCCAACGACACCATGGGCGTGATGGTCGGCGGTAGCTACAACAAGTACAAGTTCCGTACCGACAATCTCGGCGAATATTCGATCACCGACGGTACCGAGGCTGCGTACAAGGTAGATTTCAATCGCGACGGGAAGATAGATCCCAACGAGAACGGTCCCGCCTACATCTGGCCGGATTATTACAGCGTCGGCACGGTGCAGGGTGAGCGCGAGCGTATCGGCGCCGCTGGCGCGTTCCAGTGGAAGCCGTCGAGCAATTTCGAGCTGACGATCGACGGCATCTACAGCCACTACGACGTGGCGCAGCACAATTATCGCTCTTCCAACTACCTCAATCCGCTTGATGATGACGGCGCGCCGCGTTGGGATCCTGCCTCGATCACGGTCGATTCCAACAACGTCGTCACCGGCTTCAAGGTCAACGATTTCGTCAGCGAAGTGCTGACCACCGACGAGCCGCGCAGGAGCCAGACATACCAGTTCGGCGGCCACATCGACTGGCGGCCGATCGACCAGCTCAAGGTCGCGGTGGATGGTTATTACGGCAAGGCGCAGGATAAATCTGGCGGGCAAAACCGCTTCGTCGTGGCCGGCATCCCGGACTCGTCGGCGGTCTTCGCCACGCGCGACGGCGGCATCCCCGATCTCGCCATTACCATCCCTGGCGGCAGGCCGCTCAGCGAGGCGACCGATGACGATTTCCATGCCCATTATATCGGCATCCAGGGCCAGAACATCCAGGACCGGACGCAGGGCGCGAAGCTCGATCTGACCTATGAGGTCGACAACGACACGTTCAAGTCGATCACGTTCGGCGGTGCCTGGACAGATCGCAAGAAGACGGTCGATCAGCTCGACAATCAATACACCACGTCGTGCAATTATTGCGGCTACCCATTCTCCTTCGGCCAGCTTGGCGCGTCGGTGGTACAGGGGCGGGAAGGCAATATCCTAGGCAAGCTGTCCGGCAATTTCCCGCGCAACTTCCCGTACTTCGACATCGACACCTATTTTGCGGCACTCCCGCGCGCCGACAACAACCCCGCGATTCTCAATCCCAACAGCTGCCTGGATGCGACCGGCACGCCCATCCCCGGCTGCGCCTTGTCGCCCTATCCCGCCGGCTATTCGACGCAGATCGTCCAGCCCAATCTGCCCGCCTCCTATCGCATCGGTGAGCGGACCTGGGCCGGCTATGTGCAGTTCAACCTCGCCGGCACCCGGTGGCGCGGCGATATCGGCGCACGTCTTGTGTCGACCAAGGTCTCCTCGACCGGCTATGGCGCCACCATCGCCAGCATCATCCCGCGCGTCGGCACGCAGGATAATGATGTGGACTTCAACCCGGTGACCTCGATCAACGGCGGCGGCGATTACCTGCGGCTGCTGCCCGCAGTGAATTTCGCCTATGATATCACTGATGGCTTCCGCGTTCGTCTCGCCGCATCGCAGGCAATCTCGCGGCCGAGCTTCGGCGAACTCTCGCCCGCCAAGGACGCGACGTCGGCGCAATCGGGCACCTTCATCATCTACGATGCGGGCAATCCTAACCTGAAGCCAACCAGCGCCGATCAATTCGACGTATCGTTCGAATATTATCCGTCCAACCGCCTCGCTCTGACGGCGGCGGCATTCTACAAGCACATCACCAACTTCGTCTCGACCGTGCCGGTGGACGTCACGATCACCCCCAGCGCGCAGCCCGGCAATCAGCAACAGAATTTCGACTTCGTCGAATATCAGGTCATCAACGGCGACAGCGCCAAGGTCTACGGCGTCGAAGTCGGCGGCCAATATTTCCTCGACAACGGCTTCGGCGTGCAGGCGAACGTTACCTACAACCATTCGAAGGCCAGCTCGGGCGACGTGACCACGCGCCTGGCGGGTGCGATCCCCTTCTCGGCCAATGCCAAGTTGTTCTACGAGAATCACGGCATCGGCGCGCAGGTCTCGTACAGCTTCCAGTCGCGCTACACCTATGCGCAGTCGGGCAACCTGTCCTATCTGCCGGTCAAGGAGGATGGATATCACGAAATGTCCGCCAGCCTGTCCTACGATCTGACCGACAACATCTCGATCTACGGGCAGGGATCGAACCTGCTCGGCTCGGCGATCAAGCGCGACAACAGCTATAGCAATGTCCCGAACTTCTACGAATATTCCGGCCGCTCGTTCTTCTTCGGCATTCGCGGCCGTTTGTGA
- a CDS encoding LysR family transcriptional regulator: protein MRRGDLDDLAALAAVARVGSFTRAAAELGLSPSALSHAIRGLEERLGVRLLARTTRSVAPTAAGARLLLSLNPALDEVRSGLAALADWRGAPSGAVRLTAFGYAARTILAPRLPHFLLDHPDVSIEVIVDDRLVDLVAGGFDGGIRLGETVDRDMVAVPIGPRLRTVVVATPGYFERHPPPATPGDLERHVCVNYRLVGGGGLLPWEFERSGEEVKVRPSGQLIANDETLAAATVRAGAGLGYMMEHDVRAEIANGRLVQVLAAWCPDYPGCYLYYPNRQVTPAMRALIDALRWQPGSLPDVAP from the coding sequence ATGAGACGAGGCGATCTCGACGATCTGGCAGCGCTGGCGGCCGTTGCCCGGGTGGGCAGCTTTACCCGGGCGGCAGCGGAACTCGGGCTGTCGCCATCGGCGCTCAGCCACGCGATACGCGGCCTGGAGGAGCGGCTTGGCGTCCGCCTGCTCGCGCGGACGACGCGATCGGTCGCACCGACGGCTGCCGGTGCGCGGCTTTTGCTATCGCTCAACCCGGCGCTCGACGAAGTGAGAAGCGGGCTGGCCGCGCTGGCGGATTGGCGGGGGGCACCATCCGGCGCAGTGCGACTGACTGCCTTCGGCTATGCCGCGCGCACGATCCTGGCGCCGCGGCTGCCGCATTTCCTGCTCGATCATCCGGACGTGTCGATCGAGGTTATCGTCGACGATCGGCTGGTGGATCTCGTGGCGGGCGGGTTCGATGGCGGCATCCGCCTGGGCGAGACGGTGGACCGCGATATGGTCGCGGTGCCGATCGGCCCGCGCCTGCGGACTGTCGTGGTCGCTACGCCGGGCTATTTCGAGCGCCATCCGCCTCCCGCAACGCCTGGCGACCTGGAGCGCCATGTCTGCGTCAACTATCGCCTAGTCGGGGGCGGTGGACTGCTGCCGTGGGAGTTCGAGCGCAGCGGCGAAGAGGTGAAGGTGCGCCCGAGCGGGCAATTGATCGCCAATGACGAGACGCTGGCTGCAGCCACGGTGCGCGCCGGCGCCGGGCTTGGATACATGATGGAGCATGATGTGCGCGCCGAGATCGCGAATGGCAGGCTGGTGCAGGTATTGGCCGCTTGGTGCCCGGATTATCCCGGTTGCTACCTATATTACCCCAACCGGCAGGTCACGCCCGCGATGCGCGCACTGATCGACGCGTTGCGGTGGCAGCCAGGATCACTGCCGGACGTTGCGCCTTAG
- a CDS encoding DUF1176 domain-containing protein, with product MTTVRPIRQTLLSIAAFMSLSAASPSPIIQSYDDYQSWLVACDNTLTCVARGFDDSNPGAEIEIGRAAGPSGAITASISALQRFTLADIRVDGTPANLRGPKWQVIATDDQTSATTNDLATVRALVQQLRNASAVTLGGGDAQVPLAGFAAAMLRLDDRQGRSGGVTAVLKPGTLPASRVPAPPPLPKIPHHPISARLAPGEEGRLIAAVRASQKALLAKEECGETPEQPEAHALDGRQALVLLPCVMGAYQGSSLAFIASRTNNRAQRLVAPTPYLGQDPDRSRADFFTNAGFDADTGTLSMGAKGRGLADCGFSADWIWDGTSFRLSEMTLQRSCGGLEPGDWPVLYRSMRQ from the coding sequence GTGACGACCGTCCGACCCATCAGACAAACCCTCCTGTCCATTGCCGCGTTCATGTCGCTGAGCGCCGCTTCCCCGTCTCCAATCATACAATCCTACGACGACTACCAATCCTGGCTTGTGGCCTGCGACAACACGCTGACCTGCGTCGCGCGGGGGTTCGACGACTCCAATCCTGGCGCGGAAATCGAAATAGGACGTGCGGCCGGACCAAGCGGAGCGATCACGGCGTCGATCAGCGCCCTTCAGCGGTTCACCCTGGCCGACATCCGCGTCGACGGGACCCCCGCCAATCTTCGAGGACCCAAGTGGCAGGTCATCGCCACCGACGACCAGACCTCCGCCACCACCAATGACCTCGCCACCGTCCGCGCACTTGTACAACAACTGCGCAACGCCTCGGCGGTCACGCTCGGCGGCGGCGATGCGCAGGTGCCACTGGCAGGCTTCGCTGCAGCGATGCTGCGCCTGGATGACCGGCAAGGGCGTTCTGGCGGCGTGACGGCGGTGCTCAAGCCCGGCACTCTGCCCGCATCGCGCGTGCCGGCACCACCCCCGCTGCCCAAGATCCCCCACCATCCCATCAGTGCGCGCTTGGCGCCCGGCGAAGAAGGCCGCCTGATCGCCGCCGTGCGCGCCAGTCAAAAGGCGCTACTGGCCAAGGAGGAGTGCGGCGAAACACCGGAGCAGCCTGAGGCGCATGCCCTGGACGGCAGGCAAGCACTCGTCCTCCTTCCCTGCGTGATGGGGGCCTATCAGGGATCGTCGCTCGCCTTCATCGCGTCGCGCACGAACAATCGCGCCCAGCGCCTGGTCGCCCCCACCCCATACCTCGGCCAAGATCCCGATCGATCGCGCGCCGACTTCTTCACCAACGCGGGGTTCGACGCGGATACCGGCACGCTCAGCATGGGAGCCAAAGGCCGGGGCCTCGCCGACTGCGGCTTTTCGGCGGACTGGATCTGGGACGGCACGTCCTTCCGCCTGTCGGAGATGACGCTGCAACGCTCCTGCGGTGGGCTCGAACCCGGCGATTGGCCTGTCCTATACCGCTCAATGCGCCAGTAA
- a CDS encoding LysR family transcriptional regulator, whose amino-acid sequence MNSEPSWDLYRTFAAVLREGSLSGAARVLRITQPSVSRHIEALEQAVGGALFVRSQRGLSPTDRATALGPYAEELVATSAAFMRSASATVGEVAGTVRVSASEIVAVEHLPSMLAGIRQDHPQLAIELVASNALDDLLQRRADIAVRMVAPEQQALVATRAGSVTLGLHARQDYLARRGMPAAIDDLAGHDLIGPDTDTPGTRAVLNLLPELKRASFALRVDSDVVQLAAIRSGFGIGVCQVEIARRDPLLVRVLPQSLCRRTATLDRDARGPAQQCAMSCGL is encoded by the coding sequence ATGAACTCGGAGCCGAGCTGGGACCTGTACCGCACCTTTGCCGCCGTGCTGCGCGAAGGATCGCTGTCAGGCGCGGCGCGGGTGCTGCGTATAACGCAGCCCAGCGTATCCCGTCACATCGAGGCACTGGAGCAGGCGGTGGGCGGCGCGCTGTTCGTGCGGTCGCAGCGCGGCCTGTCACCAACCGATCGTGCCACCGCGCTCGGGCCGTATGCCGAAGAACTGGTGGCGACATCTGCCGCATTCATGCGCAGTGCCTCCGCGACCGTGGGGGAGGTTGCCGGCACGGTCCGCGTGTCGGCCAGCGAGATCGTCGCGGTGGAGCACCTGCCGTCAATGCTGGCGGGGATCAGGCAGGATCATCCGCAACTGGCAATCGAACTGGTGGCGTCGAACGCGCTGGATGATCTGCTCCAGCGTCGTGCCGATATTGCCGTTCGCATGGTCGCACCCGAGCAGCAGGCGCTGGTGGCGACGCGGGCGGGCAGCGTTACGCTGGGTCTGCATGCGCGGCAGGATTATCTCGCGCGGCGTGGCATGCCAGCGGCCATCGACGACCTAGCGGGCCATGATCTGATCGGCCCTGACACGGACACGCCGGGCACGCGTGCGGTGCTGAACCTGCTACCCGAGCTGAAGCGCGCCAGCTTTGCATTGCGGGTCGACAGTGACGTCGTCCAGCTTGCCGCGATCCGATCCGGGTTCGGGATCGGTGTGTGCCAGGTGGAGATTGCACGTCGCGACCCGTTGCTGGTGCGCGTCCTGCCCCAAAGCCTTTGCCGTCGAACTGCCACTCTGGATCGTGATGCACGAGGACCTGCGCAGCAGTGCGCGATGTCGTGTGGTTTATGA